From the Nostoc sp. PCC 7107 genome, the window TAGTTCCATCAGTGTGCAAGCTGGAGGTTCTTTGAGTGCTAACGCTGGTGGCGCAATTTCCGCTAATTCTGGTAGTTCGGTTAGTGTAAATGCTGGCGCTGCGGTGAGCATCAACGGTGCAGCTTCGGTAGGTATTTTAGGCGGGATAATTCGATTGAATTGTTAACTAATGAAGTGTGAAGTATGAAGTCTGAAATTTATAGGACTTACGCAATAACTCTCTCAAACTATTATAACTTTGCGTCCTACCCTGCGGGTACTCCTTCGGAGAACTCGTAAGAGTAGCCGCTACCGCGTCTATGCGGTTCGTTTTTTCATACTTTTGCTTAAGCCCTGATTTAATTCTTTTTTGTGAGTTATCACCTTTATCTACCTTCTAAAAATCCCTAAAAAATTATGTTTCCAGCAGCACGATTAACTGATTTAACTGTCACAGGCGATCCGATTACTGCCCCTGGTGTGCCTAATGTTTTAATTGCAGGTTTACCCGCAGCTTGTGTTGGCGATTTAGTGGCGGGGCCTGTGGTTACTGGAAGTATTGTGATGGGTTCTTTTACCGTATTGATTGGAGGTAGACCTGCGGCGCGAGTCACATCTCAGGTAGCTGGTGTTAATACTGTAACAGGTGTACCATTAACTACTGTTGTGGGTATAGGTGCGCCAACGGTGTTAATTGGTGGTTGAAAGGTAAAAGAGCCTTTACTGAGCATTTTTTTTGGTAAATCAGCATTTTTGCGAGCAGTGATAGGAATTTGAATGCAGAATGTAGTGCCTTGTCCCGGTTCTGAGAAGCATTCAATTGTACCGTTATGCTTTTCGATAATTTTGCGACAGATGGGCATTCCTAAGCCTGTGCCTTTACCGATGGGTTTTGTCGTGAAGAAAGGTTCAAAGAGGCGATCGCGCACATCTTGACTCATTCCCGAACCATTATCTTGAATCCGAACGACTATACATGGATAATTTGTCCATGTTTTGCCATTTTCTAATGAAGTGCTAATAGTAATAATCCCTTCTTTTTCTTGACCTTCTAAGGCATCAATTGCATTTGCAATAATATTCATAAATACCTGATTTAGTTGACTGGGATAGCACTCAACTAAAGGCAGTACATCATAATCTTTAACGATTTCAATTCCTAATTTTCCACAGCTGGTCTTTAAGCGATTGTTCAAAATCAGCAGTGTACTATCAATGCCTTCATGAATATCTGCTACCGTCATCTGTGCTTGTTCTGTCCGCGAAAAGTTGCGTAAAGATACAACAATCTCACGGACACGCTTGATTCCTAAACTCATTGAACCTATCAGTTTTGGCAAATCTTCAGAGAGAAAGTCTAGATCAATTTCTTCGGTGAGGTCTTGAATTTGTGGTAGGTAATCGCAATTATCTTGGTAAATATGCACTAGACGCAATAAATCATCAACATACTGTTGAGCATGACTAATATTACCGCTGATAAAGTTGACTGGATTATTAATCTCATGGGCAATTCCCGCTACTAACTGCCCCAAGCTAGACATTTTTTCACTTTGAATTAACTGTGCTTGTGTTTGTTGTAATTCATGCAGTGTAGTTTGCAGTTGTTGCGCTTGGATTTGGGCAATTTTAGCAGCTTCACAACTTTGCTCATAAAGTAGGGCTTTTTCGATCGCTACTCCCGCCTGCATTGCCAATATACTTAATAGTTTTAAGTCTCTGTTAGTATAATTAACCGCAGTTTCGCTACCAATAATAATTGCTCCAACTACCCGTTCTTCGACATTTAACGGGACACAAATAAACGAATTAAATTGTTTTGGTTCACCAATAAATCGAGGATAAGATACAATATTATTGATAATCTCTCCTCTGCCCATTTGGACTACATCACCGATAATTCCTTCGCCTAATTTTATCGGATGCTGGAGATAACTATTAGCACCAATTTCTGCCAGAGTCTCAAAAATATTTGTTTTTTTGTTTAACAATAAAATAGCTCCACCAGTTGAGGGAATTAATTGGCCAGCTTCTTGTATGAGCAATCGAGAAACTTGTCTGAGATTGAGACTAGCAGTTACTTGAATTGAAATATCATGAAGTAAATCAATTTCCTGATATCTTTCTAGTAATTCATGGGCGAGATTTTTCTTCTCAGATTCTTGTTTGAGTGCATAGACAAGGAATGAAGCAACACCAGATGCCTGTTGTGAACCACGTACCCAACCAATCAATTCACCAGTAAATTCTATTGGGTGGGCGATCGCCGAAATATCTACTGCCGTACCAAAGAAGATTTGACCTTCGATATCTTCTATTCTGAACTGACTATCTATTGCTTTAGCAAAATCATTTAAAAGAGCTAAGACATCCTTTTTAACAATCAGACTGCTGAAATTGCTTTTAATCATTTGCTCTCATCCTGATTTTATTGCTGATTTTGCTAAAGCATCAGTTTTTTATACCTAATTGATGGTCATTTGTCACTAATTGTTAGTAAATCCATCATCAGATAACTGCCATATTGTTAGGTATCAGCTTTGATTTTGGAAGATTAAAATTTTAAATAATATTTGATGCAACTCGATTATAAATGAATAATTTAAGACAATTCACCGTAGATTCATTGATTTTTGTATGTTCAGTAAATATACTTAGACAAAGTACTATACTATATGTACTCTATATAAAGTGATACACTGAACAGAAATATCACGGCATTAAGTTGACATTGTTTAAACGCTTCTCATAGTCATCGTCATTAGTGACTTATATGAATTTTTCACAAGAATTTGAACAAACCCTTACTCAAGGCGCTTCTTTAGAAAAGTTCACATCTTTGCTGAAGAAAATTAGTAACTATAACTATGTTTTGCAAGGAGAGGAACCAGATAGCCTAATTCACTTGGCGGTGGTTAACGACAGATTAGATGTTGTAAAGCTATTAGTGCAGCAAGGTGCGTCTCTAGAACCATTAGAGATTCGTCCAAAATCAGAAAATCTATATCCTGAATTTGAAGTTTTTGGTTTTGATGATGATGATGAAAGATTTACTGGAGATCCCTTACTGAGTGCTGCTGCGACAGGAAAGCAAGAAATATTTGAGTTCTTAGCGCCACTTGCTTCAATCAGCCAACGTAGGCAAGCAATGTTACATCTAGTTGATGGTCTCAAAAGTAATTCAATTTTTTATTCTGAAGATAAAACTACTTTTCAACAGCTGATCAACTCTAAACCAAGTACAGATAATCCTGACACTTTTGGTCAATGGCTTCATGATTTAGCTCAGTCAACAATTACAGAGCTAAGTCTAAACGAAACAATACGATCTGTATCATTAAAATTTATCGAAAGATGTCAAGAGCAAATTTCGCAAGGATTGAATATTGATAGGATTAGTGATAATGGATGTACTCTTTTGTGGACAGCATCAAATAATGGATATCTTGAAGCAGTTCAAGCCTTGCTGCAATTAGGTGCGACTCCTGATATTCCTAACCAGACAGATGGTTGGACTCCGTTAATGATAGCTGTTGATGCTCATATTCCCTGGCTATGTGGTACTAAAAGTATTTCGGGAACAGCTGAAAGTCAGCAAGTAAATATTGTTCGTCTCCTTCTGGAAGCAGGAGCAAATGTCAACTTTGCAGGAAAACATGGGGAAACTGCTTTGTATTTACTTCATGACTTTGACAGAGAGGAAATTCTTGGCGAGGAAATTCACTTAGCCATTTGTGAAATGGAATCTGTTTTAAGAGATGCAGGAGCGACTGAAGCACCGGGCGACTGAAGTCGCGGCTACACAGGCAAAACCCGCCTGCGCGGGTTTCAAACCATTGATTTTTCTTCAGTCCGCGTAGGCGGACTTTGTTTGTATAGCCGAGCCAGTTGCAAGATATGTGTAGAGGTTAATCACATACAACGCTACCAAACTGAAAGTTAACTCGACTTTTGGCGAATGGTTTTTGTTTTGTTGATCAGCATAAAGTAGCGTAGACTGCTCATCACTGTGTACCTACCATGCCGGAACTCAATCAAAATCAACACCTGGGTGCGGGCTGGTCGTTTCCGTTACGGGTGAATGTCCAAGGGGGTCTGCAACTTAGTAAGGCCGATCGCAATATTGAAGAGTCGATGATGCTGATTTTGCGTACCGATTTGGGTGAACGGGTGTATCGTCCTAACTTTGGTTCGCGGTTGTCGGAGTTGACTTTTGCACCGATGAATACTCAAACTTTATTACTTTTGCGTCTACACGTCCAAGAAGCGTTGGAGATGTGGGAACCACGAATCGTTTTAGATGCGGTGCGTGCTGACCCTGATCCACTGCGAGGTCGTGTAGATATTGTGATTGAATATCATCCCAAAGATACCCATGATTCGCGGAGTTTAGTATTTCCGTTTTATTTAAATGGTCAATAGTCATCAGTTTTTATATCTCAATGAAGATCCCCCTAAATCCTCCTTCAAAAGGGGGACTTTAAGAGTGTGATTCCCCCCTTTTGAAGGAGGGCTAGGGGGGATCAAAACTTTAACTGAACCATGTTGTCTTAATATTACTCAGCACTTTTATTAATATTGTGGAATTTGATTTTTTACCAAAGTTACCCAAGTCTAATCTAGACGATCGCACTTTTAAAGATTTAGTTGATGAGTGTATTCTGCGGATTCCCCGCTATTGTCCAGAATGGACGAATTATAACCCCAGTGACCCAGGCATTACGCTCATTGAGCTATTTGCTTGGTTAACTGACCAAATGTTGCTGCGGTTCAATGAAGTACCCAAGCGCAATTACATTACTTTTTTAGAGTTATTGGGTGTCAGGTTGCAAGCGCCTGCGCCTGCGGTGGCGGATATTACTTTTTATTTGAGTGCGGCTTTACCTGATACTTACACCATTCCGGCTGGGGTGGAGGTGGCGACAATTCGCACGGAAACAGAAGAGGCCATATCTTTCACCACAGATCGGCCTTTAATTATTGATAAACCGCAAATTCGCCACTTTCTCACCTGTCCCACCGCTGATCAAAAACCAGAAATTTTGCGCGATCGCTTTACTAATTTATGGACGATGCGCTCTGATGGTGAGTGGTATGGTAGAGAGTTGGCACTTTTTGACGAACAACCCCAACCGGGAAACAGCTTTTATTTAGTTATTGATGGGGAATCCCAGTGTGAGGGGAACGTTCTGGCGTTGCAATTAAAAGGAGAAGCAGCCACCGCCACGGGGATTAATCCCGATATTCCGCCGCGGCGTTGGGAAGCTTGGAATGGTGTGGAATGGGAAGTGGTGTTACTACAAGAAGCGGACGATAGCACCAAGGGTTTTAGTTTTAGCGAATTGGCGACCCAAGGAATTAACCCCCTACAAGGTGCAGATATCGTCCTGCATTTACCCCAATTCTGGCCTGTGAGTACCTTCACCGCGTACCAAGGACGTTGGTTGCGTTGCGTTTACACTTCGCCCCAACCCAATCAACCAGGATATAGCAGTGCGCCGCGGATGGTTGGTTTGGCGGTGAGATCCATTGGTGGGACGGTGGGTGCTAGTCAAAGTGAACTGATTCGCAATGAAATTTTAGGGGAAAGCGACGGTACACCGGGACAAACTTTCCAGTTACAAGGCGTTCCCTTGTTGAACCGTCGGGAAGATGAATATTTGCTGGTTTCGCCGCCAGGGGGAATCCCTCAACGGTGGTATGAGGTCAGCGATTTTGCTAATTCTCTCCCCCAAGATTTGCACTATACAATTGATTCGCGCACCGGGACAGTGCAGTTTGGCCCGGTGATTCGGGAACCAGCCCAACTCCAGCAGCAAACGGAATTTAGGCGGGGAGTGGGGAATATTTCTAATATTCAGGAATTAGAACGACAATATGGGGCTGTTCCGCCGCGCGGTTCGGTGATTCGGATGGTTGCATACCGGACTGGTGGTGGGCGGAAGGGGAATGTGCAACGGGGGACGATTACCGTAGCGAAAACGGCGGTTCCATATATTGCGAGGTTGATTAACCATACACCCGCGCGTAACGGTTCCGATGCGGAATCTTTGGAAGATGCGGTGATTCGCGTTCCGGCGATGCTGCGAACCCGCGATCGCGCTGTGACTCCCGAAGATTTTGAAGTGCTGACCCTACAAGCTGGCGGTGGTGCGGTGGCGCGGGTACGCTGCTTACCACCGACAACTACACAAGAAGCTGGAACTGTCAAATTATTAGTTGTCCCGGCGGCGAATACAGATGCAATTATTCGTGGTGAAGGTATCGAACCGGAATTATTTAGTTTGAGTCCGCAGTTACGTGACCAAATTATTGCTTATTTGGATGAACGGAGGTTATTAGGAATACAGGTTAAATTGCAAGCGCCGGAATATGTGGGTGTAGCGGTGCAAACAGAAGTTGCGCTGGAACCAGAATACAACCATCCTGCCGCCCAGCAAGAGATTTTAAGTAAATTACGGGTGGCGTTGTATCGGTTTTTGAATCCGATTACGGGGGGTCAGGATGGGAGAGGCTGGCCGTTTGGGCGACCTGTTTATCCTTCGGATATTGTCAATTTGTTTCAGCAATTTCCGGCGGTGCGGTACTTGGGGGTAGTGCAGTTGTTTGAATTGCGCTATGTGGGTTCAACTTGGGTGCGATCGCTTCCCCAAAATCCGGTGATTGATCCGGGGGCGTTGGGTTTAATTTGTTCTTGGCAAAATACGCGATTGCGTTCTGGCCATGTTGTTAATCTCATCCAATAAATTACGTTTTAATACTCTGTGAACTCTGCGCCTCTGTGGTTAGAAAAATTACGAACCACAGAGACACAGAGGACACAGAGAAAAGAATAACAAACAAGAAATAATTATGAGTAGTCAAATTCTGCACCTGCAATTAACTTCAATGCAATTACCTAACGCGATTCAAACATCGGCGGTAGGGAAGGGTGCAGATGATTTTTCACAAATAGCACTTAGTAGTCAAACGACTGTACGTGCTGGGTGTGATGTGGTGGTTCATCCTCCGGAACCGAGTGAGATAGTTTTGCATCTGGAAAATTTGGGTAGTCGGATGCTGCGGTTGAATGTGCGGGTGGAGGGGAATTTCCCGGCTGAGTGGTGTCGTATTGGGATGGAGGGGTATGAACTTGCACCGCGATCGCGGATGGATGTGGTGTTATACTTCCAACTTCCGGCGGATTTCTTTGAAACTCCCGAACTAGGGACTGGTCAATCTTTAATCTTGGATTATCACAGTCGCATTCATGTTAACTACACTGAGGAGGGGACTGGTAGACAGTTAGTTGAAACGGCTGGTTTAAATTTATATGTCCGCCCTCGCAGTCTCTATCCTAAGTTTTTACCTGCGGTTTATCGAGAAGTTGATTTTATTGGGCGCTTCTTGAAGATTTTTGAACAGGCTTTTGAACCCTCAGTGCAAACGCTAGATGTGTTGTGGGCTTATTTAGACCCAATGACTGCACCGCAGACATTGTTACCTTTTCTCGCGCACTGGGTAGCCTGGCCGATTGACCGTCGTTGGACTTTAGAACGACAACGTTATTTAATTCGTTCGGCGGTTGAACTGTATCGCTGGCGGGGAACACGTAGAGGTTTACGTTTATATATACATCTTTATACAGATTTACCTTTAGATGAACATATTACAAGAGAAGTTGATAAGCATATTTGTATTGAAGAAATTCGCGGCGAAGGTTTTGTTTTAGGTAATACGCGCCTAGGTGAAGATGCAATGATTGGCGGCGGTCGTCCGTATCATTTTATCGTGCGCCTCCGTCCGCAACGTCCAAATCAGGTAGATGAACAATTAGTCCGACACATTATTGAGCAAGAGAAACCCGCTTTTTGTACTTATGAAATTTATATAGATGCGTTAATAACCAATAGTTAATAGTCAAAAGGATAAAGAATAAACTTTCATACTTCATACTTCATATTATGGAAATTCACCCCCTAGAACGACTACAAATTCAAGATGGTTTATTGATTAACGCTGAACGATGGAAGCGATCGCATGATTATCACCGTCAGCGGCAAAATATTCATTATCAGTCGTTGAATGAACCGGGAATAGTTCAGGGTTTGGGTGTGAGTTTGATTCTTGCGCCAAAGGATGTACCCTCACAATATAATGATGCGCGATGGTTACAAATTCAGCCAGGAATTGCCATTGATGTGAATGGGAATCCGATTGTGGTTCCGCAACAGATAGATTTTCATATCTCGGCTGATATTACAGAAGAAAAACCTAGGCTAATTTATTTAGTTGTGCGTTATGTAGATCCAGAAACTTTACAACGCAAACAAGTAAGTGAAAGTAAATTTGAAGCCGAAACTTTTCGGATTGATGAAAAAACTTCACCACCTGATGCGTTTGAAGTGGAATTATGCAGAATTTTATTACAGCCGGGATTAGTAACTTTAAAAAATCCCCAAGATGTATTTTATCCAAGTTTGAATAGTTTAGATTTTCGCTATCGAAAAATTGCGCGATCGCGTCCTACTGCGGTGGTGCAGGTGGCGCATCTTGATACGCAGGAAACTAAAGAAGGTAATAGCTTTGCAAATTTATCTTCTTTATTAAAATATACCGAAAGTCTTACCTGTACTTTCCAAGGAGATGAGCAAATTGCTCGGTTAAGTTTTCCACTTTTAGACCCAACAATAGCAATTAATTATGATTTGCTATTTATTACGGGAAGTGAACCATTAATTTTAAATGTGCAAGAATTAGCTAATCTTGAAAGTTATCTAGATAGTGGGGGAGTTTTGTTAGTAGAATCGCCTACCGATGCTGTTGACCGATTAGAAAGTATTTTAGAGATTACTGAAAATTTAGGCACACCTTTAGAAGATTTTATACGCGAACTTAATAGATCCCATCCATTACGGACACAGCCATTTTTATTTGCTGCTTTACCAGTTATAAATCAAAAGCCTCTGCAAATTTTAGTTGCAGGTGGCATTGTTTTAGTTATTGGTGATTTATCACTAGCTTGGGGATTAGATGAAAAATTAACTTTATCACGAGAAACAATTCGCACTGCCCAAGAGTTAGGCATTAATATTCTTAATTTTGCCTGGAAGCGTAAGCGAATGACGCAATTAAGACAACAAACTGCTACACCTATATCAACTAAGCCAGACCCATTAAAAAGCATTTTCAATAAGTTGGAATAATTTTTTACTTTTTACTTTTTACTTTTTTATATGGCAGTTAATCGAATTAATACTAAAATTTCTACTCAAGTATTGAATTTTCAACCGGGTGGTTCGCCAGCTTCTTTTGATGTAACTGTAGTTAATGAAAGTAATCAGTTTGCATCTTTACAAATCGAAATTATTGCGGCTGGTGGTGGCGAGAGTTTGGGGTCTAATTGGTACAAAATTACGCCATCTGTTAGTGCTAAAAATCCGCCGGGAGATAGTACGAAATTTGAAGTAACTATTACTAATACTCCTGTTGCTGGTTTTATCGGCAAGATGAACTTAATAGTACGGATTTTTTCGCTAGAATTGGGGGATGAAGACAGACAAATATTGCGGTTGATAGTTGAAGCAGGCGTTGGCGCTGTGGCTATGCAAGTTGAGTTAATTACACGCGAATTTACACCTCAACCACAGGGGTTAATTGAGATTCCAGTGCGTGTTTTTAATCCTAGTCAAATACCTGCAAGTGTTTCTCTTAAGCCCATTGGACTCCAACCTCAATGGTTTATTAATGGTGATGAAAGGTTGTTAGAAGTTTCTCCTGGTGCTAAAAAAGAAACATCATTTTTATGTCAGTTACCAAGTCTTGAAGCAGTCCCAAGTCAAGCATATCCTTTTACGATTGAAGCGACATATTCTCATGGAGTTCCTTCTCGTAGTCGGGAGGGAATAATTAACGTCAACCCAGCAGGATCTATTGATTTTCGATGTACTCTAGAAAAGCAACAAATACCTGCATCTCGTCCTTGGCTACCGCAATTACGAGTTAATTCTACAACTTATCAACTTGAGTGCCAAAATCACAGTAATTTAAGCAAGAAAGTCAGTATTGAAGTGAAAGAAGGTGAGGAGGGACAGCCTAAATCTTTTTGGCAAGTTGAGCCTGAATTTGTAGAATTACACCCAGGAGAAAATAACAATTTACAACTATTAGTAAGTAAGCGGCGGCAATGGTTTGGCTTAAAGCAAAAACTTTCATATAAAGTCAAGGTTATTGTACCAGACCAGAGAGTAAATGTTAAGTATATAAATCAAGATTTACAATTAATTATTCATCCTATTTTACATCCTTGGCTACAGATGAGCGTAGGAGTTTTGCTGTTGTTTTTACTTTGGTTTTTATCATGGCTTAATCCTAATAATCCTTTCTTTGGCCATCGTCGTTCTGTGACATTTGTGCAGTTTAATGGTGTAGGCGATCACGCTGTTAGCAGTTCTCAAGACCAAAGTATTATCAGATGGAAGATTGCTGGTTTTACTAATCCTTTCGTTAATCAAGATGATGGGAGGATGGCTAAAAATATAGGTAAATCTGTTCGGGTTGTGCGCTATAAACCTGTGGATAATGACGTGGTAGCAGCAGGTTTAGAAAATGGTGAAATCCAAATTTGGGATGTGCTTGGCGGTACGAAAAAGCCAAAAGTTACTTTTTCAAATGATAAAGCAGACCGTGTTCTAGGTTTAGAATTTAGTCAAGATTCACACTATTTATTCAGTGGTCATGGTAGTGGTTTAGTTTTGCAATGGGATGTAGATAGCGCTCTGTTAGATGATCATCAAAGTTTAACAAAAAATGATAGTTGCAAAGATGTTAAATTTCTTGTTGATTGCAAAGATGTGAACTTTCCTATTTATAGTTTAACTTTAGCTGGCAATGATAAACAAAATTTAGTAATCGGTGGTAGATACAATAACTTAGCTATATGGAATTTTTCCCAAAATAAACTATGGAAAGTTCCATATAATCCTCCCGGTAGTCAAAATGATTATATTGTCAGTGTAGATAGTACGGAATATAAACCAAGTTTATTAGCAACAGCAGATAATATGGGGCAAATTACTTTATGGAATATGCAACAATGTCTGAGTAAAAATAATGGTCAGTGTCAAGTTATAGATAAATGGTCTGATGGTCATGGTGGTAAAGCAGTGCGATCGGTTGCTTTGAGTCGAGATGGTTGTTATTTAGCTAGTGGTGGTGATGATAATCGCGTTATGCTTTGGCCTTTAACTCAAGCAGGTAGAAGAATTTCTCCTGTTGGTCAAGTAATACGTAAGGAAAAACAAAGATTTAATAGTATAGATGTGAAAGTTGTGAAAAATAAAATTTTGATTATTAGTGGTAATGATGATCATAAAGTCAGGTTAGACATTAGAGATTTGAATAAAAATGTTGGTTGTAAACAATAATGACTCGCTCTAATAGACTTAGTTAAAATCCTTTTTTACTTTTACCTTTTTACTTTTAACTTGCTTGGGGGTAAGCATGACTGCCACAAATTCGAGAAATACAGATTCCCAACTCGGTTTGAGTATGGCAGATGTGTTGACTCTGCCACCACAACAGCGCAAAATTGTGCAGTGGTTAATTAAGCGTCCTGATAGTGCTTCTCTTACCCAAGTATCACTTCATTTAGATTTAAATCAACAAGCTACTTTAGCTTTATTAGATGAATTAGTTGATGAAGGTTTTGTTCAGCAAGTATTAACTTCTGGGGAGGTACAATACAAGGTTAATCTGGCGGCTAAACGCGGCATTCAACAACAAAATCTACAACAAACTCTCGCCCCTGGAAATCCTCTGGCGATTATTTTTAATCCTTCTGGTGATTACGCAGTTCAGGCTGGGGGAAAATTTGACCTAAATGTAACTGTTACAAATAAAGGGGTGGAAAGTGCGTTAATTGATATTTATATTGATGAATTATCAACCCAATTAATTCAATGGTGTGATGCGCCTAAACAGAGGTTAGCACTGAGTTCTAATTCTGTGGGTGAGGTGTTATTTGAATTTCAAGTACCTGTCACAGCAATTCCTAGCACTTATAACTATGCAATTGTTGTTGATGCACCGCTACATTATCCTGAAGATACGCCAATTCGACATGGGGCGCGGATTCAAGTTTTACCTGCGATTGAAACGGTTGTTAGAGTTAGTGACCCGACTTTTAGCTTACTACCTTTAACAAGTTCGCGATCGCCTGCCAAAATTCTCCCCGGCGCAATCTTACAAGTTAATGTCAATGTCCACAACCGTTCTGATAGGGTAGATAGATTTCGCCTCAGTTGTCTTGATTTACCCCAGGAGTGGGTGAGTATCCGTTATCCCGAAGGTTTGGAAACTGCGGGACTGGTTATCCCCAATATGGGTTTAAATCTCAACCCAGGCGAGAAGGGAGAAATCTTACTTCAGTTTCAACCACCGCTAGACGCAAACGCCGAACTTTATTACCCCAGCATCCGCTTGTATTCTGCCAACAATCCTGATTTGATGCTATTGGATGTTATATATTGGGAAATTTTACCTTCTTACCTACTAAACGCAGAGATGCTAATAGTGGTAAATCGGGTGAGACGCAAAGGCGGAACTTTTGAAGTCAAGTTGACAAATGCGGGTAACACTGTCAGAGAAATCGCTTTTGAAGCGGTTCCTATTGATGAAGATAAAGTGTGTAGTTACACAACTTCTCCGGCGATGTTGCGCGTATTACCTGGAGAAAAAGTTTCGACGAAAGTGACAGTAGTACCCGTGAAATGGTGGTATCGTCCGATGTTCGGCGCGGGACGATTACTGAATTTTCGCATTGAATTAACAGATCAGCAACAAATCCCTTTACCCAACCCAGCGTTACCAGGAAGTTTAATTTGGGAACCGCGCCCTTGGTGGCAATTTTTACTCGTATTGTTGACAGTTATAGGTAGTGTAGCAGCGATCGCATTTTTGATTTGGTTATGGTTTTTCCGTCCCCTCGCAACCCCTAAAATTCTGCAATTTCTGTCCTCTGATGCGACTTATCAAGCATCGAACGGTGATTTTATTCGCTTAAGTTGGCAAATTCGCCACCCCAAAAAATTGCAAACTGTATCTTTAACTGGCTTATTTGCTGATGGTACAGCGGCGGTACAACCAATAGTTTATACCTTCAACGGCAAGATTCCCGCAGAACTGCAACCATTTTGCCA encodes:
- a CDS encoding putative baseplate assembly protein; translation: MEFDFLPKLPKSNLDDRTFKDLVDECILRIPRYCPEWTNYNPSDPGITLIELFAWLTDQMLLRFNEVPKRNYITFLELLGVRLQAPAPAVADITFYLSAALPDTYTIPAGVEVATIRTETEEAISFTTDRPLIIDKPQIRHFLTCPTADQKPEILRDRFTNLWTMRSDGEWYGRELALFDEQPQPGNSFYLVIDGESQCEGNVLALQLKGEAATATGINPDIPPRRWEAWNGVEWEVVLLQEADDSTKGFSFSELATQGINPLQGADIVLHLPQFWPVSTFTAYQGRWLRCVYTSPQPNQPGYSSAPRMVGLAVRSIGGTVGASQSELIRNEILGESDGTPGQTFQLQGVPLLNRREDEYLLVSPPGGIPQRWYEVSDFANSLPQDLHYTIDSRTGTVQFGPVIREPAQLQQQTEFRRGVGNISNIQELERQYGAVPPRGSVIRMVAYRTGGGRKGNVQRGTITVAKTAVPYIARLINHTPARNGSDAESLEDAVIRVPAMLRTRDRAVTPEDFEVLTLQAGGGAVARVRCLPPTTTQEAGTVKLLVVPAANTDAIIRGEGIEPELFSLSPQLRDQIIAYLDERRLLGIQVKLQAPEYVGVAVQTEVALEPEYNHPAAQQEILSKLRVALYRFLNPITGGQDGRGWPFGRPVYPSDIVNLFQQFPAVRYLGVVQLFELRYVGSTWVRSLPQNPVIDPGALGLICSWQNTRLRSGHVVNLIQ
- a CDS encoding PAAR domain-containing protein, which gives rise to MFPAARLTDLTVTGDPITAPGVPNVLIAGLPAACVGDLVAGPVVTGSIVMGSFTVLIGGRPAARVTSQVAGVNTVTGVPLTTVVGIGAPTVLIGG
- a CDS encoding GPW/gp25 family protein, which encodes MPELNQNQHLGAGWSFPLRVNVQGGLQLSKADRNIEESMMLILRTDLGERVYRPNFGSRLSELTFAPMNTQTLLLLRLHVQEALEMWEPRIVLDAVRADPDPLRGRVDIVIEYHPKDTHDSRSLVFPFYLNGQ
- a CDS encoding ankyrin repeat domain-containing protein, which codes for MNFSQEFEQTLTQGASLEKFTSLLKKISNYNYVLQGEEPDSLIHLAVVNDRLDVVKLLVQQGASLEPLEIRPKSENLYPEFEVFGFDDDDERFTGDPLLSAAATGKQEIFEFLAPLASISQRRQAMLHLVDGLKSNSIFYSEDKTTFQQLINSKPSTDNPDTFGQWLHDLAQSTITELSLNETIRSVSLKFIERCQEQISQGLNIDRISDNGCTLLWTASNNGYLEAVQALLQLGATPDIPNQTDGWTPLMIAVDAHIPWLCGTKSISGTAESQQVNIVRLLLEAGANVNFAGKHGETALYLLHDFDREEILGEEIHLAICEMESVLRDAGATEAPGD
- a CDS encoding phage tail protein, whose protein sequence is MSSQILHLQLTSMQLPNAIQTSAVGKGADDFSQIALSSQTTVRAGCDVVVHPPEPSEIVLHLENLGSRMLRLNVRVEGNFPAEWCRIGMEGYELAPRSRMDVVLYFQLPADFFETPELGTGQSLILDYHSRIHVNYTEEGTGRQLVETAGLNLYVRPRSLYPKFLPAVYREVDFIGRFLKIFEQAFEPSVQTLDVLWAYLDPMTAPQTLLPFLAHWVAWPIDRRWTLERQRYLIRSAVELYRWRGTRRGLRLYIHLYTDLPLDEHITREVDKHICIEEIRGEGFVLGNTRLGEDAMIGGGRPYHFIVRLRPQRPNQVDEQLVRHIIEQEKPAFCTYEIYIDALITNS
- a CDS encoding ATP-binding protein → MIKSNFSSLIVKKDVLALLNDFAKAIDSQFRIEDIEGQIFFGTAVDISAIAHPIEFTGELIGWVRGSQQASGVASFLVYALKQESEKKNLAHELLERYQEIDLLHDISIQVTASLNLRQVSRLLIQEAGQLIPSTGGAILLLNKKTNIFETLAEIGANSYLQHPIKLGEGIIGDVVQMGRGEIINNIVSYPRFIGEPKQFNSFICVPLNVEERVVGAIIIGSETAVNYTNRDLKLLSILAMQAGVAIEKALLYEQSCEAAKIAQIQAQQLQTTLHELQQTQAQLIQSEKMSSLGQLVAGIAHEINNPVNFISGNISHAQQYVDDLLRLVHIYQDNCDYLPQIQDLTEEIDLDFLSEDLPKLIGSMSLGIKRVREIVVSLRNFSRTEQAQMTVADIHEGIDSTLLILNNRLKTSCGKLGIEIVKDYDVLPLVECYPSQLNQVFMNIIANAIDALEGQEKEGIITISTSLENGKTWTNYPCIVVRIQDNGSGMSQDVRDRLFEPFFTTKPIGKGTGLGMPICRKIIEKHNGTIECFSEPGQGTTFCIQIPITARKNADLPKKMLSKGSFTFQPPINTVGAPIPTTVVNGTPVTVLTPAT